The following are encoded together in the Proteiniphilum saccharofermentans genome:
- a CDS encoding family 78 glycoside hydrolase catalytic domain, whose product MKRIIFFLAILILTSLAITVFGKEKASVAPVNLTCEHLKNPASLDVAHPRFSWTLQPTDESAYGQRQTAYRILVGSSQQKRADHFGDMWDSGWIESDNMQLIEYNGKPLRSDEKYFWKVAVKDENGNESGYSEVAKWSTGLFSQEEWTAKWIGTDKAYDPAEGPNKIYDPWFRKTFDLKENPSKATLFVASVGYHEVYVNGKRIDDHVLAPAVTDHTKRARYIAYDIAPALTSGTNVIALWLGTSWSIFAPYATADKPRTPLVIAQTDIYDANDRKLARIATDQSWKTYPSPNKLIGNWGFGVGGYGGEIWDASKEVEEWNLATLDDRNWKNATVYTPALELSTQQVETNILIDEIHPVAVESRPDGSYRVDMGVNFAGWTQISVQGNPGDTIRFLFSEREQEEITFGLMNAYVIGASGKGTFENRFNYSSGRWITIKGLRSAPKKEEIKGWMVRTAFDDAARFECSDPLQNWIYNTVKWTFENLSLGGFIVDCPQRERFGYGGDAHATSETGLFNYKLGAFYTKWLEDWRDVQGTEPMTGNMNDPEWARKQEGSGRILGGGILPQTAPTYHGGGGPAWGGIVVTLPWFIYQHHGDMRVLEDNFEMIKGWLKFLDTHVENDMLKRYGARWDFLGDWLWPGATSQGMNNYSDENIFFNNCYWVYNLKTATQIARVIGRTEEAEQWARQAEQSSKAIHAKYYHPDDHNYSDRSMRSLSAALYGDIMPAELRPKVMERLAEEILVHKNGHIDVGITGGAMLFKVLREEGRDDLIYSMTSQTTYPGWGLMRESGATTIWEMWEKDLPGHSLLHSSYLYPGAWYIDGVAGIRRDADVPGFRKFMVRIPKLTETQISSAKASFDSPAGLIESSWERENGRITLNVTVPPNCTATVLFPDDNGKTVHVNAEHVKETGRKEGYILFEIPAGKYRFSN is encoded by the coding sequence ATGAAACGAATAATCTTTTTTCTGGCTATACTAATTCTCACCTCTCTAGCTATAACGGTTTTTGGGAAGGAAAAAGCATCAGTCGCTCCGGTGAATCTCACCTGTGAACACCTGAAGAATCCGGCAAGTCTGGATGTAGCGCATCCACGTTTTAGTTGGACACTCCAACCGACCGATGAATCAGCTTACGGACAACGACAAACAGCATACCGCATACTGGTAGGAAGTTCACAGCAAAAAAGGGCTGACCATTTCGGCGACATGTGGGACAGCGGATGGATCGAATCAGACAATATGCAACTGATCGAATACAACGGCAAACCGCTGCGGTCTGACGAGAAATATTTCTGGAAAGTAGCCGTAAAGGATGAAAACGGCAATGAATCGGGTTACAGCGAAGTAGCCAAATGGAGTACCGGATTGTTCTCACAGGAAGAATGGACAGCCAAGTGGATCGGTACGGACAAGGCTTACGATCCGGCGGAAGGACCTAACAAAATATATGATCCGTGGTTCCGGAAAACTTTCGATTTAAAGGAAAACCCGTCTAAAGCGACGCTGTTTGTCGCTTCGGTAGGATATCATGAAGTATATGTCAACGGGAAAAGAATCGATGATCATGTACTTGCACCGGCAGTAACGGACCATACTAAACGGGCGCGTTACATTGCCTACGATATTGCACCCGCACTTACATCCGGCACAAACGTCATCGCCCTATGGCTGGGAACTTCGTGGTCTATCTTTGCTCCTTACGCAACGGCCGATAAACCTCGTACCCCTTTGGTAATCGCCCAGACGGATATCTACGATGCCAACGACCGCAAGCTGGCGAGGATCGCTACCGATCAGTCGTGGAAAACCTATCCGAGTCCCAATAAGCTGATTGGGAACTGGGGATTTGGAGTAGGAGGATATGGAGGCGAGATATGGGATGCTAGTAAAGAGGTGGAAGAGTGGAACCTGGCAACCCTGGACGACCGCAACTGGAAAAACGCCACAGTATACACACCGGCGCTTGAACTATCAACTCAGCAGGTAGAAACCAACATCCTGATTGACGAGATTCATCCGGTCGCCGTCGAATCCCGCCCCGATGGCTCTTACCGTGTGGATATGGGCGTAAATTTCGCGGGATGGACACAAATATCAGTACAGGGCAACCCCGGCGATACCATCCGGTTCCTGTTTTCGGAAAGAGAGCAGGAAGAAATAACGTTCGGGTTGATGAACGCTTACGTTATCGGTGCTTCAGGAAAAGGCACATTTGAAAATCGATTCAACTACAGTTCGGGAAGATGGATCACGATTAAAGGCTTGAGATCGGCTCCCAAAAAAGAGGAGATCAAAGGATGGATGGTACGTACCGCTTTCGATGACGCAGCCCGTTTCGAGTGTTCCGATCCGTTGCAGAACTGGATCTACAATACGGTAAAATGGACTTTTGAGAATCTGTCTCTTGGCGGATTTATCGTCGACTGTCCCCAACGCGAACGATTCGGCTATGGCGGCGATGCACATGCCACTTCCGAAACCGGCCTGTTTAATTACAAACTGGGTGCTTTCTATACCAAATGGCTGGAAGACTGGCGAGACGTACAGGGAACAGAACCGATGACAGGCAATATGAACGATCCGGAATGGGCACGCAAGCAGGAAGGAAGCGGCAGGATACTGGGTGGAGGTATACTCCCTCAGACAGCACCGACCTACCATGGTGGCGGCGGCCCGGCATGGGGCGGAATAGTGGTCACCCTCCCGTGGTTCATATACCAACATCATGGTGATATGCGGGTGCTCGAAGATAATTTCGAAATGATCAAAGGCTGGTTGAAATTTCTCGATACTCATGTAGAAAACGATATGCTCAAACGGTACGGCGCACGGTGGGATTTCCTGGGCGACTGGCTCTGGCCGGGAGCTACGTCGCAAGGGATGAATAACTATTCCGATGAAAATATCTTTTTCAATAACTGCTATTGGGTATATAACCTGAAAACTGCAACACAAATTGCCAGGGTGATCGGAAGAACTGAAGAGGCAGAACAATGGGCGCGTCAGGCAGAACAGTCATCTAAAGCTATCCATGCCAAATATTATCATCCGGACGATCATAATTATTCGGACAGATCGATGCGGAGCCTTTCTGCGGCTCTCTATGGCGATATCATGCCGGCTGAATTACGCCCAAAAGTGATGGAGAGACTGGCTGAAGAGATTCTCGTTCATAAGAACGGACATATCGACGTAGGGATCACCGGTGGTGCAATGCTTTTTAAAGTATTACGTGAAGAGGGGCGAGACGACCTCATCTATTCCATGACATCCCAGACCACCTATCCGGGTTGGGGCCTAATGCGTGAAAGCGGAGCCACCACCATTTGGGAGATGTGGGAAAAAGATCTCCCAGGCCACTCTCTGCTGCACAGCTCTTATCTCTATCCCGGTGCATGGTATATCGATGGTGTGGCCGGTATCAGAAGGGATGCCGATGTTCCCGGATTCAGAAAGTTTATGGTACGGATACCCAAACTCACCGAAACACAAATATCCTCTGCAAAAGCTTCATTCGATTCTCCGGCCGGGTTGATAGAATCCTCATGGGAGCGTGAAAACGGAAGGATTACATTAAATGTAACTGTACCGCCAAACTGTACGGCAACAGTCCTGTTTCCCGATGATAACGGAAAAACCGTACATGTGAATGCTGAACATGTCAAAGAAACTGGCAGAAAAGAAGGATATATCCTGTTTGAAATACCGGCAGGAAAATACCGGTTCAGTAATTGA